The sequence CGGTGGCGTTTTCTCCAACCTTTTGGTGCACACACTTATGACTATATTtgatcagagagagagagagagagagagtgtgtgtgtttgtgtgttgGTGGTTTTGTTTCAGAAAGAGAGTGTGATGTGAAGAGAGAAGAGGAACgaattgaaagaagaagaagaagaagaagaagaagaagaagaagaaagagctATAAAGGAGACCATACACAAACACAACTATTTACTCCGTCGTCCATGATTCATCATTCATGAAGAGTGAATAGAAGATTACAAGTGTTTTAGGCTATAGGAATTAGGATAAAAATATTTACTGTAACAAATTATTAAATTAACTCCTAGGTATGCTCTATAATTtcaggataattaaaataaaataaatttaatattttttatcatattgtataaattaatatttttttttaatttttgttttaaaccAAACCAAACTGTTGTTGTTGGTAACTTGGTATCCAAGGACCAATTGTGTATGCTATGCTAAATTGCTAATGCGACGTGATACAAGGGTGAATATAACATATTATTTGGGTCGTTTTTTATGCAAACAACAACACAATTACAGATAGTTACAAATAAATTGATTTTCATATCTTGAAATGTAAAAGAATTTTACATGAACAATCAATAATATATTATTCTATTAATAaaagtaataaattttaaaatttatgactcatttttttaaacaaaatttaatCAGATAAATATGTAAAACTCTTTTATTAAAAGTAAACTCATTTACAAATGGTAAACAATTTAAGTTTTTACTTTTTATCAATGTAGTCCTCCCTGTGTTTGCTTTATGTAAAGAAAGCTTTTTGTTATGTAGTGCCTTTTTTCTTGTTTGATATTTGTCAATGAAATATGTGGAGGCATCCCATGTTAGTATGTTACTAATcctgagtttttttttttcttttcttttcctttattattattaaagacaGAATTCATATGAGATAAATTATAAAAAGTAAAGTATAAAGTAAACAATATTAAGAATCATCGAAAAAGGAAGTAATTTtctaataaaataacaaaatgcATAAAATAAAAGCATCTTAAAGTAATAGCATTGGtcctaaaactaaaaaaaaaacctaagaaattaaaataaaagataattaaaaaaatcttatcaGCATTTTTATTATAGCCCTCAAAATGTcatctttttcaagaaaaaaataaaaaattaaaaaaataattaaaagaaaaagagcgTACCACAAGATCACCAATTTCTTTGGAAAACAAAACTCAAGCCCCGCATAAGTACATAGAAACCGGTTAAGGTCCAGTTTGAATAAACagtttaattaagttgtttataaaaaaaaagtttaaacaatcaatgcttatattaaaagtaacttataaataaattattttgtatttgaatttttagttttaaaaatacttattttagaaaagtgataaaaagttttttattataaaagaagtcattttttttaacttctccataaacactaaaatagcTTTCTAAAAAGtcgcaatttgattttaaaaattgtatTAGACATTAATACTATACCTTTTTATAAGttgaaagttaaaaaaaaataacttatgCACTTATCCAAACGGACCCTAAGGGTAGCCAATATTGGAATTAAACAACATGGTTACGCAAGAAAACTCCAATTGGTTTAGGAGAGTGGTGCATGCTAGTGGTTTATTGTTAATGGTTTTTTAAAGCGGTTTATATTAGTGTTAGCGGTTTAAGCAAGCGGTTTAGGccagtggtttttgttagtggtatTTGAAATTGGTTTTCTTAAGGGGTTTGTGCAAATTGTTTTCTTAAGGGGTTAGTGCAAATTGCTAACTTACGTAGAAGACAAGTGCTAATAGATTAAGAAATCTCCTATTGATTTCCAGCAGTCCCGCTGGGGCCTGCGCCTTGTGGACAACTACGCCTGGTGTGACCTGGCTGCCTGCAGAGGCCACATCTCTTTGGCCGGTTCGGATCTGCTTCATCCATGTTGGTGCGGATTCTTGTGGATCTAGGACGACCCTCCCGCGCACGCCTCATATTCGGATCCGGTATAACGGTTGGCCCTGCATAAGGTGGCCAGAAACCCTCTGTAATGGGTGGTGTAAATCCCATCTGATAGACACCGAAAACGGAACTCAGGCGATAGACCTCGTGGACGTAGGGCTGCCATGTAAGTCGTGAATAAGCACAACATGCCAGTGCGTGTGGACAGGGAAAATGAAGTGCTTGGAAGTATCCACAATCACAAGTCTTAGAACCTAACGAGACCCTGTACGTACCAAGGGAGAATGAACCTGTCGGAGTCGTCTCAGCAACGGTGTATTCCGAGTTATCCCTGTCGTAAacagtcaccgtgaagcacctggcTGTCTTCAGGTTGGCCTCGATACACTTTACTAGGTattgactgaattgttgtccAGTACCCATCTGAGCCTCGGCCTCCCTTCCCTTACGGACAAATAGCTCAGCTAGCCTTCCGTATGTGGCCTTCACCAGCGAGCAAACAGGGAGGTTTCTTACCCCCTTCAGGATTGAGTTGACACATTCAGAAATATTGGTCGTCATGTGCCCGAATCTCCGACCCGCATCACAGTACTGTGTCCACAACGAATACTCGATTCGGTTCGCCCAGTCACACATTGCCGGATTCTCAGAGCGCAGAATGTCAAACCAGTAGTCGAACTCCACTTCAGTCTTCGCATATGCGGCGTTAACAAGAAGCCTCCGGGCATCTTTTCCCTTGAACGTCAATGCAAAGTTCGATGCAACGTGTCGAATGCAGAACGCCCGGTACGCAGCTGGGGGTAGCCATCCCCCATCCGGAGCCTCGAGTGCTGCCTTTATGCCATTATGCCTATCTGAAATAACTAACAGACCCGGCTGAGGTGTCACGTGCTCACGGAggtaggaaagaaagaaagaccatgactcagcattctcaccctcgACTAGTGCAAATGCCACGGGGAGGATGTTCGAGTTTCCGTCCTGTGTAATGGCGACTAGCAGTGTTCCCCCATACTTCCCATATAGATGGGTACCATCAATACTCAGCATCGTAGGTGGTTGTTGGCGTCACGATAATACATAGtggatccttatcagtgaacttcacgccggatcgagtttttctcttaatcgaCCCTCTATAATGTACCAACACTaggaaactctcctcactagccatctcccCACTTTGTTCACAGCATCATGAGTTCACAGCATATATATATAGCCCTGGTTcgtgctatatatatataattcgaaaTAATTTGTTTCGAATTATCACAACCTAGCCTAGTAATTCGAACTAACTAAACTCGAATTTGTTACTTATAATTCGAAACAATTTGTTTCGAATTATGTTGAAACACAAACTAACCTAgtaattttttgtatttatatattttatatttaattatttaaaaataaaagattttgtTACCATTTAAAATATTGTGTATTAAAATATTGTCATTTAAAGCATTCAATTATGTACTaggatattctgtatttattagagtctaTCAATGCTCTTCTTTTAGAGacttgctacacatacaagtctttttggtatACAAGTCTATACAAGTCAGTCAAAGTCCAACAAAAACAACTCACAATTTAAAGAGTATGTAAATACGGGGAGTGGATTATCTCCAGTAGAAAAAAACTGGATGGTGTCCAGTGTAGGATCtcatctttcattttttttctctctcctatttAATTTTGGTCTCACTTATAGAGTtaaaggtgagagatcacactttattctctcaagtgttaaaaaaaatGGAGAGGATCTATTTCCTGTAAACACGCGCTTCCTCAATTTTGAATAGCACGAAATCAGAAACGGTTCTTTTTCAACGTTTGTATTCCACGTTCTTCCTCCTCATccatcaccttcttcttcttctccttcttctttgcatTCCTCATCATTTTTCTTCgcattctttctttttcttctttgcgtTTGTATCCTCATCGTGAttctttttattgttattgttgctgcatttttgtcctcctcctttttctattgattttgtaacattatgtatttttttcttcttttgttcaattttttttccaagaagaattataagaaaacgaaataagatgaggaagaagaagcagtagaagatgaggatgaggaaggagaagagttttgaattatgcagaacttatcagaataaaaatattaCCTAAATATCTTCATGttatacccaaatatcttcgtgttacatccaaatttgctgcaaatataaaaaaaatgtttcctctattgttgcatttttttcttcttttttttccttatttctttctttcttttagttaaattaaTATAAGTTCATCATTTTCAAGTAATTTTAcagtattatgtgtttcttcttcttctttgtttgatttttttgtttttattcttgttaatagagtaaaacaaaaagaaacttgataaggtaaaacaaaaagtaaaagatgaataaaaaaaagaagatggtaatgatgataaaaaaaaagaagaagcattaAAAGataaagaggaggaagaggaagaactttgaattatgcagaacttatcagaataaaaatacactcaaaattcttaaaatacactcaaatatcttcgtgttacacccaaatttgctgcaaatacagaaaaatatttcttttaatgatgcatttttttccttatttctttctttcttttagttaaattaaTGTAAGtttatcctcttccaagtaattttgcagcattatatgtttctttttcttctttatttgatatttttgtttttattcttgttaagagagtaaaacaagaaaaaacttgagaaggtaaaacaaaaaggaaaagatgaataacaaataaagaagaaaaatatggtgatgatgataaaaaaagaagcagtagaagatgaggaggaggaagaggaagagttttgaattatacaaaacttatcagaataaaaatacacccaaaattcttaaaatacatcTAAATATCtccgtgttacacccaaatatctacgtgttatacccaaatttgctgcaaatacagaaaactATTTTCTCTAATactacatttttttcttctgaattgaaccacacctcagccacttgattggattcaaaacaataaaagaaggagaaaaaattccaatgaaaaaagaaggaggaagaggaggaggaggaggaggaagaggtgttGTTGATGACGACGATAACAAAGAAGAAGGTGCAGTAACGGGAATAATTCCTTCTTTTATATTAACATTTGATTTCCATCTAATATAATCTAATGGTCTATATAAATGTGGCATATGCAATAAGCACATATTTATTGTGCTCATTTTAGACAACCCCAACATGGTAGTTTTTTTTGAAGGAAAATCTATTTGTATTAAActctaaatttcaaaatatcaagaTAGATCCAATTACATATTTCTAAGGGTGTCTCTTCCACCCACATTACATTTGGCTTGGTAAGAGCTACTCTTGCTAGGTAATGGGCTGCTAAATTTTCCTGTTTTCTTacatataaaattttataaaacctgATCCTATTCAAAAGGATTTTGCAATTGGAAATAATCACTCCAAAAGAACCTCCAAGTGGGTATTCAGATTTAAGGACCTTCACCGTTTCTATATTATCTCCTTCCAACTCAATATAAAAAATAGCATTGAGTTGCAAATTCCAAACTCAAGAAAAAAGCCATGGCCTCAGCTTCTCTAACTAAAAGAGATGAGGCAATCTCCAGCGTGACAGCTGCTGCAACTACCTTTTCACTATCTCTAATAACTACAccaactcctcctcttcctccattATTAGTAGTTGCATCAACATTTAATTTAAAGGTGCTTGGCGGGGGAGCACTCCAAAATTCATCACTTTAGCTACCCGGTGGAGGTTCCTAAGGAAACAAAGATCTTTCTGCTATAGAATTTGCTTCAGTAAAGCTTTTTTGGGCTCTCTCCAACAATACTTCTGGTGGGGATTGATCGTTCTCGAACACTAATTTATTTCTCCCATGCCAGAGGCTATGAAGGATGCACAAGAAAAGCCTTTTTTCTTCTCCCCCAATTTTCTTCAAGGTTATGTCAATCCAGTCTAATAGAGGGATTTCTTCCGCTGATTCTGTTCTCAAAGTGAAGGGAGAGATAAACCAAAACCTCCTTGTCCAGTCGCAATCTTTGAAAATGTGAGATTcagtttcttctttttcaaaatatctggGACAAATTGAAATGCATCTGACCCCCATTTTATGTAAATTTAATTTTGTAGGTAGTGATCTATGCATGAGCCTCCACATGAAGTTCAAAGTTCTGGGTGGTATTCTCATCTTCCAAAGGTGCTTCCATCGCTGCTTCTCTTCGAGGGTTGGTACGTTACTATGTCCTTATTCTTGGTTGTGCTTCCTTATCAAGTGATAAGCTTTCCTCCCTTCATATTCCCCAATTCTGTTAAATTTCCAGTAAAAATTATCTTCTTGTTCTTGGATATGTAATGGTAGTGTTAGGATTTGATCTGCCTCAAAAGGTAGAAAAATGTTTCTAATTAATTCTTGGTTCCAAGTTCTGTTTTCCTGGTTGATAAGGTTGTCCATTGTGGCTTCCTGATCAAAACTTGCTCTAAGACTCCAATTTTATGGCCGTTTTGATTAGGAAGCCATGGATCTCCCCAAATTATGGTGCTCCTCCCTTTTCCTATCCTCCAAAGTCTGTCTAATTCCAGCACCCATTTTGTGCCCCAGATACTCCTCCAAGTATAACTCTGGTTGTGTCCTTTGTTTGTATGAAGAAAACTTTTTCTTGCAAAGTATTTGGCTTTTAGTATTCTTGTTGTCAGTGAATCAGGTCTCTTCATTAATTTTCAACCTGGCTTGGCTAGCATGGCCTGGTTAAATGCTTCAAAACTTCTAAAGTCCAATCCTCCTTCCTCTTTTGCATTGCTAAGCTTGTTCCAACTTACCCaatgtatttttctttttccctccTTGTTGTCCCAATAGAAATTGTTAATCATTCTCTTTAAATAGTTGCAAAGACTCTTAGATAATTGGAAGCATCCCATGATGTAAGAAGGGATAGATTGAACAACTGACTTGATGAGAATTTTTTTTCTCACTTTAGATAGAGTTTTCTCTTTCCATCCTTTTAGCTTCTTCCAGGTTTTCTcttgaacaaaataaaaaatctactTCTTGGATCTACCGACCATAGTTGGTATTCCCAAGTATTTTGAGTGACTTTTTACTGCCTTTACATTCAGCCAATCTTGGATAAGCATCTGTCTGGTAGGAGGTACATTTCAACTAAAGAAAATCTCTGACTTGTCCAAGTTAATTCTCTGTCCCGAAGCTAATTGGTAGTGTTTAAGAATCTCTATGAGTACTTGAATGCTCTGATCTGTTGTTCTCAAAAAAAGGATACTATCATCCACAAAAAAGAGATGGGTAATTTTTGGTACCTGTCTTGCAAACTTGATCCCCTGTATAGCTTTCCTTTCTTGTGCTCTCCTTAGAAGACCGGAGAACACTTCAACGCACAAGATAAAAAGATAAGGGGATAACGGGTCTCCCTGCCTGATTCCTCTTCCGGAATTAAACTCTTTATATAGATAGCCATTTATCAAAATAGAGAAGGATACTGTGCTTATGCATATCCAAATTAGATCAATCCATCTTTGTGGGAATCCGATAAATCTGAGCACTTCAATGAGAAAATACCACACAATCTGGTCATAGGCCTTCTCCATATCTAACTTCACTCCCATGTATCCCTTGTTGCCCTCCTTTTTTTCATGAAATGAAAGATCTCAAATACTGCTAGACCGTTATCTGTTATAACTCTTCCTGGTGTAAAGACACTTTGGAATTCTCCTATAATGTCTGGCAGGATCAACTTTAGCCTATTTGCAATTGTCTTTGTCACAAGCTTGAAAATAACATTGCATAGAGATATTGGCCTGTAATTCTTTGTGTGGCTTGGGTGTTTGATTTTAGGGATGAGGTAGATAAAGGTTTTGTTCACCTCTGAGGGATCTCCTCCGTGTCCACTTTGTCACATCTTCTCCCACTGTGTTCCACATCTTTTGGTAGAAAAGAGTCGGTAATCCATCAGGCCCTGGTGCCTTTATTGGGTGCATTTGGTTCAAGGCTATCTTGACTTCTTCTTTGGTAAAATCGCTTTGAATTATATCTAATCTCTCTTGTGTTATCCTTCCCCTAACAACCTCAACtgtttcttcaattttttctgtattttcagTAGCAAACAGCCTCTTAAAATAGGTTGTCATCACCTcttcaattttttcttcttcttcgtaaATTACTCCTTCATCATCTGAAATTTTCTGCActatatttcttttctttctttgagaTGCTTTTTTATGGAAGAAACTTGTATTCCTATCCCCTGCCTTTAGCCAATTTGCTCTTGACCTTTGCGACCACCAGATTTCTTCTTGCTTTAGGAGCTTATCCAATTCTTCTTGGATTTTCTTTGATTGTATCATTGATGCCTTTGTTTGATCTCCAGCTTGCACTTCTTGTAGCTTTTTCTACTTCTCTCTAATGGCCTTTGGGATCTGACCGAAGTTCTTTTTGCCCCACTCCTCTAAAGATTTGCTACAGTTTTCTAGTTTTCCTTGTAGATTAGGTGTTTTCGGTATCCATGTTCTCCTTACCACCTCTTCACACACTTCATTTTTCAGCCATACTTGCTTAAATCTAAAAATATGTGTTCTCTTTGTCTTCTGTTCTGATTCTCCTAGCATATCTACAAGTATCAAGCAGTGGTCCAATCTATATCTTTGAAGATGCTGGACCACCGCTCTTGGAAAAGCCTCCCTCTAATCTATGTTGGCAATAGCTCTATCGAGTCTCTCTTGCACATTCTGATTTACAGCCTGGTTATTGGACCATGTAAAATTATGTCCTAAAAAGCCCAAGTCAAGAAGTCCATTTACCTCTAAAGCTTCTTTGAATCCTCTGGTCTGTGTATAGGTCATTGGCAGTTCTCCTTGTTTTTCTCTTTGTTCCAGCACTTGGTTGAAGTTTCCAAAGACCATCCATGGCATGTTGTTGGACTGGCCAAGAGAGTTCAGCAATTTCCAAGGTTTGTGCTTGTTGTTTGATTCTGGACACCCATAAAAGCCTGTGGCTCTCCAAAGGTTGCTGGCTCTTTCTGTTTGAATCACCATATCTATATGATTTGAGGATATTGAGATTATCTCCACTGTTGTATTTTTCCCCTACATAACTGCCAGCCCTCCCGatctatttcttccttctccttcaCAGTCTACCCCTATAATATTATCAAGCCCCCTTTTTCTTCTTAATCTACCTACTTCATCTGCCTTTTTCCTTGTGTCCATTAGAAAAACAAGGTTGGGATCTTTTTGTCTTAAGAGCTTGTTCAAAGCCCTAAGTGCCCATGGGTTCCCAAGCCCACGGTAGTTCCAGCTAATTAGCCTCATTAATCTCGGCAAGGCTGTTTTGCAGCCTCTCCCGTTAGGGTGCTAGGTTGATGCTGTTTTGGTTGAGTCTCCTCTTCTACAATCTCCATCGGTGCTCCTTCTCCAAGCTTCCTCTTCCCTTTTGGATTTATTTTCTCTTCCCT is a genomic window of Arachis ipaensis cultivar K30076 chromosome B06, Araip1.1, whole genome shotgun sequence containing:
- the LOC110263789 gene encoding uncharacterized protein LOC110263789, coding for MLSIDGTHLYGKYGGTLLVAITQDGNSNILPVAFALVEGENAESWSFFLSYLREHVTPQPGLLVISDRHNGIKAALEAPDGGWLPPAAYRAFCIRHVASNFALTFKGKDARRLLVNAAYAKTEVEFDYWFDILRSENPAMCDWANRIEYSLWTQYCDAGRRFGHMTTNISECVNSILKGVRNLPVCSLVKATYGRLAELFVRKGREAEAQMGTGQQFSQYLVKCIEANLKTARCFTVTVYDRDNSEYTVAETTPTGSFSLGTYRVSLGSKTCDCGYFQALHFPCPHALACCAYSRLTWQPYVHEVYRLSSVFGVYQMGFTPPITEGFWPPYAGPTVIPDPNMRRAREGRPRSTRIRTNMDEADPNRPKRCGLCRQPGHTRRSCPQGAGPSGTAGNQ